A part of Rhinoderma darwinii isolate aRhiDar2 chromosome 1, aRhiDar2.hap1, whole genome shotgun sequence genomic DNA contains:
- the ENC1 gene encoding ectoderm-neural cortex protein 1 produces the protein MSVSIHEDRKSRASTGSMNIYLFHKSSYADNVLTHLNLLRQQCLFTDVLLLAGSRSFPCHRAVLAACSRYFEAMFSGGLKESQANEVNFHNAIHPEVLELLLDYAYSSRVLINEENAESLLEAGDMLEFEDIRDACAEFLEKNLHPTNCLGMLLLSDAHHCTKLYELSWRMCLTNFQTICKTEDFLRLPKEFVVQLLSHEELETEDERMVYESAMNWINYDLNKRHCYLPELLQTVRLALLPAIYLMENVAMEELIIKQKKSKELVEEAIRCKLKILQNDGVVTSMCAKPRKTGHALFLLGGQTFMCDKLYLVDQKAKEIIPKADIPSPRKEFSACAIGCKVYITGGRGSENGVSKDVWVYDTLHEEWSKAAPMLVARFGHGSAELKHCLYVVGGHTAATGSLPASPSVSLKQVEQYDPATNKWTMIAPLREGVSNAAVVSAKLKLFAFGGTSVCHDKLPKVQCYDPSENRWTVPATCPQPWRYTAAAVLGTQIFIMGGDTEFSACSAYKFNSETYQWTKAGDVTAKRMSCHAVASGNKLFVVGGYFGIQRCKTLDCYDPTIDAWNSITTVPYSLIPTAFVSTWKHLPS, from the coding sequence ATGTCGGTCAGCATACATGAGGACCGCAAGTCTAGAGCCAGCACTGGCTCTATGAACATCTACCTATTTCACAAGTCTTCATATGCTGACAATGTGTTAACTCATCTCAACCTTTTAAGACAGCAATGCCTGTTTACCGATGTCTTATTACTGGCGGGAAGCAGATCTTTTCCCTGCCATCGTGCTGTTCTTGCTGCTTGCAGTCGCTACTTTGAAGCAATGTTTAGTGGAGGTCTTAAAGAAAGCCAGGCCAATGAGGTGAACTTTCACAATGCTATCCACCCAGAAGTTTTAGAACTCCTTTTGGATTATGCATATTCATCCCGAGTTCTAATAAATGAAGAAAACGCAGAATCTCTTCTGGAAGCTGGGGATATGTTAGAGTTTGAGGACATTAGAGATGCATGTGCAGAGTTCTTAGAGAAGAACCTTCATCCAACCAACTGTTTGGGCATGCTTCTTCTCTCTGATGCCCATCACTGTACTAAGCTATACGAACTGTCTTGGAGAATGTGCCTTACCAACTTTCAAACCATCTGCAAAACTGAAGACTTTCTACGGTTACCCAAAGAGTTTGTTGTCCAACTCTTATCTCATGAAGAACTGGAAACTGAAGATGAGAGGATGGTGTATGAGTCTGCAATGAACTGGATTAACTATGATCTAAATAAACGTCACTGTTACCTACCCGAGCTGCTCCAGACTGTTCGATTAGCTCTGTTACCAGCCATATATCTCATGGAGAATGTGGCCATGGAGGAGCTGATCATTAAGCAGAAAAAAAGTAAAGAGCTTGTAGAAGAAGCAATTAGATGCAAGTTAAAAATACTGCAAAATGACGGAGTAGTGACAAGTATGTGTGCGAAACCTCGCAAAACCGGCCATGCTTTGTTTCTCCTCGGCGGAcagactttcatgtgtgataaatTGTATCTAGTTGACCAGAAGGCAAAAGAAATCATACCCAAGGCAGACATTCCAAGTCCTCGGAAAGAATTCAGTGCATGTGCGATTGGCTGCAAAGTCTATATCACTGGTGGAAGGGGTTCAGAGAATGGTGTTTCAAAGGATGTGTGGGTCTATGACACACTTCATGAAGAGTGGTCAAAGGCCGCGCCAATGCTGGTGGCACGGTTTGGCCATGGGTCTGCTGAATTAAAACATTGTTTGTATGTAGTAGGGGGGCACACAGCAGCAACTGGCTCGCTCCCTGCATCTCCATCAGTGTCCTTAAAACAAGTGGAACAGTATGACCCTGCAACCAACAAGTGGACCATGATAGCTCCTCTCCGTGAAGGTGTGAGCAATGCTGCAGTGGTTAGTGCAAAACTTAAACTATTTGCATTTGGAGGCACTAGTGTTTGTCATGATAAGTTGCCCAAGGTTCAATGTTATGATCCTTCTGAAAACAGGTGGACTGTACCAGCCACTTGTCCACAGCCATGGCGCTACACAGCTGCAGCTGTTCTGGGAACCCAGATTTTTATCATGGGAGGGGACACTGAGTTCTCTGCCTGTTCAGCTTATAAATTCAACAGTGAAACATATCAGTGGACTAAAGCTGGAGATGTGACAGCCAAAAGGATGAGCTGTCATGCCGTAGCATCTGGCAATAAACTGTTTGTAGTTGGAGGCTACTTTGGGATTCAAAGGTGCAAAACATTGGACTGTTATGACCCAACTATTGATGCATGGAACAGCATAACTACGGTACCTTATTCCCTTATCCCCACAGCATTTGTGAGCACATGGAAACATCTGCCATCTTAA